The Halobaculum magnesiiphilum genome contains the following window.
CGATTCGGCGAACGGACCTGATCTCCGCCTGCTAGCGGTTCTTCCTAGCATCCACTTCGGAAGTGATTCGTCCCGTCTCGTCCCAACCACTACTCTCTCCCCTACTTCACTTCCACTCTCATTCCGGTCTTCTCTTTATCCGGGTTCTATCCTATTCCCGGCCTTTCCTACTCCCGGTTCTATCCTACTCTCGATCTACTCCCGAACTCCGATCGTACTCCTACCCTACTGGACACGCGCACGCGACGATGCATCGCGGTCCACCGGCGAGTATCCCCTTCTGTAGCCTCCTGTTTCCACACGCGACAAGACACGCGACAAGTCCACTTCGCAGTGGTTCACTCGCGGCCAGTTACATACCGGTTGGCTGTTCGTACTACCCGTTCGTCGGCAGGAAACCCTGGCGTAACCCGTCTGACGTAGTGCTTAAGTGGCGCGGATGGTTTGGGGCGATAACGCCCTCCACGCGGGACGGAGGGAAACGGAGGCCAGGATGGGTCTGCTCACCAATCTCAGGGACAGTATTACACGGGTCACCGATCGGCTCTTCGCCGACGACGAGCCCAAACGGATCGGGATATACGGCCCGCCGAACGCGGGCAAGACGACGCTGGCGAACCGGATCGCCCGCGACTGGACCGGCGACGCCGTCGGTCCCGAGAGTCACATCCCACACGAGACGCGTCGCGCGCGAAGGAAGGAGAACGTCGAGATCGAACGGAACGGCAAGACGGTCACCATCGACATCGTGGACACACCCGGCGTGACGACGAAGGTCGACTACAAGGAGTTCCTCGACCACGACATGGAGAAGGAGGACGCCGTCAAGCGGTCGCGGGAGGCGACCGAGGGCGTCGCGGAGGCGATGCACTGGCTCCGCGAGGACGTCGACGGCGTCATATACGTGCTCGACTCCACGACCGACCCGTTCACGCAGGTCAACACGATGCTCATCGGGATCATCGAGAGCCAGGACCTCCCGGTGCTCATCTTCGCGAACAAGGTCGACCTCGACGAGGCGGACGTGAAGCGTATCGACGACGCGTTCCCGCAACACGAGACGGTGCCGCTGTCGGCGCTGGAGGGGGACAACATGGACGAAGTGTACGAGAAGATCGCGGAGTACTTCGGATAATGCC
Protein-coding sequences here:
- a CDS encoding Era-like GTP-binding protein, whose translation is MGLLTNLRDSITRVTDRLFADDEPKRIGIYGPPNAGKTTLANRIARDWTGDAVGPESHIPHETRRARRKENVEIERNGKTVTIDIVDTPGVTTKVDYKEFLDHDMEKEDAVKRSREATEGVAEAMHWLREDVDGVIYVLDSTTDPFTQVNTMLIGIIESQDLPVLIFANKVDLDEADVKRIDDAFPQHETVPLSALEGDNMDEVYEKIAEYFG